In a genomic window of Hyphomonas sp.:
- a CDS encoding glycosyltransferase family 2 protein yields the protein MVSGTCILFAFYAAMGADGVWARDRFPQHLFDTLAEPPPDPALANRAAEGFPSRFVGLSAKTGLVRGQARLVGRALTVLGIAGLVATGWTVTALAWAGFVLFALVMAFRFGLTMLGGSRTHLLTDPVSVSLLLPRYTILIALKDEAACMPQLSRALMSLDYPRHLLDVKLLLETGDADTKAAIHSQIWPEGTEVLVLPPGCPQTKPRALNYGLLRARGAFVTVYDAEDRPNPGQLLDAARHFAWNPQLACIQAPLVGNVRGAGWLARHWALEYAIQFNRLMPALARLGLPIALGGTSNHFRKADLMAVGGWDAWNVTEDADLGLRLARLGRRIGVIAPATVEVPPGKLDVWIGQRSRWLKGFLQTWLVLMRDPQGAISSMGVSGFLSMQLMLGGTILSALVHLPWLVWCLVCLLSPEAEVSLFSWSALGLSWTLGMATALSVPRSAFGARLRDLLSVPFYWPLQSVAVLRALYSLARRPHYWVKTPHEAPSFP from the coding sequence ATGGTTTCTGGCACATGCATCCTGTTCGCGTTTTATGCGGCCATGGGTGCAGATGGGGTCTGGGCGCGGGATCGCTTCCCGCAACACTTGTTCGATACGCTGGCTGAGCCGCCGCCTGATCCGGCGCTGGCGAACCGGGCCGCGGAAGGCTTCCCGTCGCGCTTTGTCGGCCTGTCTGCCAAGACCGGCCTGGTGCGTGGTCAGGCCCGCCTTGTCGGACGGGCCCTCACGGTGCTGGGCATTGCCGGACTGGTGGCGACCGGCTGGACGGTGACGGCTCTGGCCTGGGCGGGGTTCGTCCTGTTTGCGCTGGTCATGGCATTCCGCTTCGGTCTGACGATGCTGGGGGGAAGCCGGACCCATCTTCTGACCGATCCGGTGTCGGTATCCCTGCTGCTGCCGCGCTACACGATCCTGATCGCCCTGAAGGACGAGGCGGCCTGCATGCCGCAATTGTCGCGTGCCCTGATGTCGCTCGACTATCCGCGTCACCTTCTGGATGTGAAGCTGCTGCTCGAAACCGGGGATGCGGACACCAAGGCCGCCATTCATTCCCAGATCTGGCCCGAAGGCACGGAAGTCCTGGTGCTGCCGCCCGGCTGTCCGCAGACCAAGCCGCGCGCCCTCAATTACGGCCTGTTGCGCGCCCGCGGGGCTTTCGTCACCGTCTATGATGCCGAGGACAGGCCCAATCCGGGCCAGTTGCTGGACGCGGCGCGGCATTTTGCGTGGAATCCACAGCTTGCCTGTATCCAGGCGCCCCTTGTCGGCAATGTCCGGGGCGCCGGCTGGCTGGCGCGGCACTGGGCGCTTGAATATGCCATCCAGTTCAACCGGTTGATGCCGGCGCTGGCGCGGCTCGGCCTGCCGATCGCGCTGGGCGGGACGAGCAATCATTTCCGCAAGGCAGACCTCATGGCGGTCGGAGGATGGGATGCCTGGAACGTCACCGAGGACGCAGATCTCGGCCTGCGGCTTGCCCGGCTCGGCCGAAGGATCGGCGTGATCGCGCCGGCGACGGTGGAAGTGCCGCCCGGAAAGCTGGATGTGTGGATCGGGCAGAGGTCGCGCTGGCTGAAGGGCTTCCTGCAGACCTGGCTGGTCCTGATGCGCGATCCTCAAGGGGCCATCAGCTCCATGGGCGTGTCAGGCTTCCTGTCCATGCAATTGATGCTGGGGGGAACCATCCTGTCGGCGCTGGTGCATCTGCCCTGGCTGGTCTGGTGCCTTGTCTGCCTGCTGAGCCCCGAGGCGGAGGTGAGCCTGTTCAGCTGGAGCGCACTGGGATTGTCCTGGACGCTGGGCATGGCCACGGCGCTGAGTGTACCGCGCAGCGCGTTCGGGGCGCGGCTGCGGGATCTGCTGTCCGTTCCGTTCTATTGGCCGCTCCAGTCCGTGGCGGTGCTGCGCGCGCTCTACAGCCTGGCGCGGCGGCCGCATTACTGGGTGAAGACCCCGCATGAAGCCCCGTCTTTTCCCTGA
- a CDS encoding acyl-CoA dehydrogenase family protein — translation MAYDESVDLEQFRAETREWLEENCPPSMRTPMKDDEIVWGGKRETFKNPEAKVWLERMGEKGWTAPEWPAKYGGGGLSRAQNRVLQEELRRIKARPALFSFGLWMFGPALLEFGNEEQKLRFIPDIVKGKTRWCQGYSEPGAGSDLADLQTRCEDKGDHYLINGQKVWTSYADKADWIFCLVRTDTSVKHEGISFILFDMESEGVEARPILLISGESPFCETFFTDVKVPKDQLVGDVNGGWKIAKRLLQFERSSISAGGFGGTGGSGILGPEEYAKMHIGTDGEGRLIDGDLRGRIADHKMYAKAFNLTVQRQAEQAKAGQQVGHTASILKYGAAKMNQDRHELLVEALGTEGLGWQGEGFDPSAKKVTRQWLRSKGNSIEGGTSEINLNVISKRVLGLKDHQ, via the coding sequence ATGGCGTATGATGAATCTGTTGATCTCGAACAGTTTCGCGCAGAAACGCGCGAATGGCTGGAGGAGAATTGTCCGCCGTCCATGCGCACGCCGATGAAGGATGACGAGATTGTCTGGGGCGGAAAGCGCGAGACCTTCAAGAACCCCGAGGCCAAGGTTTGGCTGGAGCGGATGGGCGAGAAGGGCTGGACCGCCCCGGAATGGCCCGCGAAGTATGGCGGCGGCGGCCTGAGCCGGGCCCAGAACCGCGTGCTGCAGGAAGAACTGCGCCGCATCAAGGCCCGCCCGGCCCTGTTCTCCTTCGGGCTCTGGATGTTTGGTCCGGCCCTGCTGGAATTCGGCAATGAAGAACAGAAGCTGCGCTTCATTCCGGACATCGTGAAAGGAAAGACACGCTGGTGCCAGGGCTATTCCGAACCGGGTGCGGGCTCTGACCTCGCAGACCTTCAGACGCGGTGCGAGGACAAGGGCGATCATTATCTGATCAATGGCCAGAAGGTCTGGACCTCCTATGCGGACAAGGCCGACTGGATCTTCTGCCTCGTGCGCACCGATACGAGCGTGAAGCATGAAGGCATCAGCTTCATCCTGTTCGACATGGAAAGCGAAGGCGTCGAGGCCCGCCCCATCCTGCTGATCTCCGGCGAGAGCCCATTCTGCGAAACCTTCTTCACGGATGTGAAAGTGCCGAAGGACCAATTGGTCGGCGATGTGAATGGCGGCTGGAAGATTGCCAAACGCCTGTTGCAGTTCGAGCGCTCCTCCATCTCTGCCGGCGGATTTGGCGGCACGGGAGGCTCCGGCATTCTGGGACCGGAAGAATATGCCAAGATGCATATCGGCACCGATGGCGAGGGCCGCCTGATTGACGGGGACCTCCGTGGACGGATTGCAGACCACAAGATGTATGCCAAGGCGTTCAATCTGACGGTTCAGCGTCAGGCCGAACAGGCCAAGGCGGGCCAGCAGGTGGGCCATACGGCATCCATCCTGAAATATGGTGCAGCGAAGATGAACCAGGACCGGCACGAATTGCTGGTCGAAGCGCTCGGCACGGAAGGCCTCGGATGGCAAGGGGAGGGCTTTGATCCTTCCGCGAAGAAGGTCACGCGGCAATGGCTGCGGTCCAAGGGCAATTCCATTGAAGGCGGCACCAGTGAGATCAACCTCAATGTGATCTCCAAGCGTGTGCTTGGCCTGAAGGACCACCAATAG
- a CDS encoding acyl-CoA dehydrogenase family protein, which produces MTFLLTEDQEMLRDTAMAFARDELPVTRLRSLRDSGANGVDPETRQKLAELGFFGVIIPDEPGGEHFGLVGLGQILEAQGRTLAATPVLQTALIAASALQLGGSAEQQSEWLPKIAGGETSFALALDETAHFNPLGVATEAERNGQGYTLNGMKRFVPDAHHADMLIVVARTFGEAGDRHGLTLFLVPRDAKGVSIQTLNSVDSHGAAHVTLEDVIVPDSAVIGAVDKGADILEPVLDRAAIGQAAEMLGSAQAAFDMTLEYLNSRKQFGQLIGSFQALQHRAAKMFTELELTRSCVAAALAAVDAGKDTVPELASLAKARASDLVHLVSNECVQMHGGIGMTDDADPGLYMKRARVQEALFGSASWHRDRYARLAGF; this is translated from the coding sequence ATGACATTCCTTTTGACGGAAGACCAGGAAATGCTGCGGGACACCGCCATGGCTTTCGCCCGCGATGAACTGCCGGTGACCCGGCTGCGGTCCCTGCGGGATTCGGGCGCCAATGGCGTCGACCCCGAGACGCGCCAGAAACTGGCCGAACTCGGCTTCTTCGGCGTGATCATTCCGGATGAGCCGGGCGGCGAACATTTCGGCCTGGTCGGCCTGGGCCAGATCCTGGAAGCGCAGGGCCGCACCCTGGCGGCGACGCCCGTGCTGCAGACCGCCCTGATCGCTGCCAGCGCCCTGCAATTGGGAGGCAGCGCCGAACAGCAATCCGAATGGTTGCCGAAAATTGCCGGCGGCGAGACGAGCTTCGCGCTCGCCCTGGACGAGACTGCGCATTTCAATCCGCTGGGCGTGGCCACGGAAGCCGAGCGCAACGGGCAGGGCTATACGCTGAACGGCATGAAGCGGTTCGTGCCGGATGCGCACCATGCCGACATGCTGATCGTGGTGGCGCGCACTTTCGGTGAAGCCGGCGACCGGCACGGCCTGACCCTGTTCCTGGTTCCGAGGGATGCGAAAGGTGTGTCGATCCAGACGCTGAACTCGGTTGATTCCCATGGCGCCGCGCATGTCACGCTGGAAGATGTCATCGTGCCGGACAGCGCCGTGATCGGGGCCGTCGACAAGGGTGCCGACATTCTGGAGCCGGTGCTGGACCGCGCGGCAATCGGCCAGGCCGCCGAAATGCTGGGCAGTGCGCAGGCCGCCTTCGACATGACCCTGGAATACCTGAACAGCCGCAAGCAGTTCGGCCAGCTCATCGGGTCGTTCCAGGCGCTGCAGCATCGCGCCGCGAAGATGTTCACGGAACTGGAACTGACCCGCTCCTGCGTGGCCGCAGCCCTGGCCGCCGTCGATGCCGGCAAGGACACGGTTCCGGAACTGGCAAGCCTGGCCAAGGCGCGTGCCAGCGACCTGGTTCACCTTGTCTCGAATGAATGTGTGCAGATGCATGGCGGGATCGGCATGACCGATGATGCAGATCCGGGCCTCTACATGAAGCGCGCGCGTGTGCAGGAAGCACTGTTCGGGTCGGCCAGCTGGCATCGCGACCGGTATGCCCGTCTTGCCGGTTTCTGA
- a CDS encoding DUF2853 family protein produces the protein MAKATKAKKAAAPKKAAAPKTTKPAKAPSPKEVLMEKYTTDLKEKVGETRSDMALLEAAVKACGPTIYKADSATVAASDKEELGRIKKGFIAKKLGVTDEAKADAAIADAVAKYGKSVRAKHRPVMYYLIAKALKKGSVLKG, from the coding sequence ATGGCAAAAGCAACCAAAGCCAAGAAAGCCGCGGCGCCCAAGAAAGCTGCTGCACCGAAAACGACCAAGCCTGCCAAGGCACCTTCTCCGAAGGAAGTGCTGATGGAGAAATACACCACGGACCTGAAGGAGAAGGTGGGTGAAACCCGCTCCGACATGGCTCTGCTGGAAGCCGCCGTGAAAGCGTGCGGACCAACCATCTACAAGGCAGACTCCGCAACGGTTGCGGCATCGGACAAGGAAGAACTCGGCCGCATCAAGAAAGGCTTCATTGCAAAGAAGCTGGGCGTGACCGACGAAGCCAAGGCCGACGCCGCCATTGCGGATGCCGTTGCCAAGTACGGAAAATCCGTGCGCGCAAAGCATCGCCCGGTCATGTACTACCTGATCGCCAAGGCGCTGAAGAAAGGCTCTGTCCTGAAGGGCTAG